In a genomic window of Syngnathus typhle isolate RoL2023-S1 ecotype Sweden linkage group LG4, RoL_Styp_1.0, whole genome shotgun sequence:
- the si:ch211-122f10.4 gene encoding cathepsin A-like isoform X2 gives MDANGRPLVLFLSILAGFGLSSWAHYAPDEVSDLPGLTFKPNFRQFSGYVQARPGKFLHYWFVTSQRDPVNDPLVLWLNGGPGCSSLDGFLSENGPFHVRDNGATLYENIFSWNRIANVLYLESPAGVGYSYSNDGDYATDDDQVAEDNYKALQSFFAKFPSFTRNDFFIFGESYGGIYVPTLSLRIAAGNDSIKFKGFAVGNGLSSYALNDQALIYFAYYHGLFGQELWQDLNNYCCEEQRCDFSNSTSSKCQTMVSVAFNIVYNSGLNEYALYLNCEGRGGFHPAYERAMSHLFKNYRKRSNDLSEGPSWAISLGEVPPCINSTAQVNWLNRGDVRKALHIPDMLPPWDLCSETVGRGYTNLYPSVKDVYLKLLSFGLRALVYNGDTDMACNFLGDQWFVEDLGIEATTRYQPWYLDKQVAGFYQQYGNVTFLTVKGAGHMVPQWAPGPALQMFQSFLTNGHY, from the exons ATGGACGCCAATGGCCGCCCGCTGGTCTTATTTTTATCCATATTAGCCGGGTTCGGGCTTAGCTCGTGGGCTCATTATGCGCCCGACGAAGTGAGTGACCTCCCCGGCTTGACGTTCAAACCCAACTTCCGTCAGTTTTCGGGATACGTCCAGGCCAGACCCGGCAAATTTCTTCATTATTG GTTTGTGACCTCACAGCGGGACCCAGTCAATGACCCCCTGGTATTGTGGCTCAATGGAGGCCCGGGCTGCAGCTCGCTTGATGGATTCTTATCAGAGAATGGACCCTTCCAC GTAAGAGACAACGGAGCCACTTTGTACGAGAACATTTTCAGCTGGAACAGGATCGCAAACGTGCTTTATTTAGAATCTCCGGCAGGGGTTGGTTACTCCTACTCCAATGACGGCGACTACGCCACGGATGATGATCAG GTCGCTGAGGACAATTACAAAGCACTGCAGAGTTTTTTCGCAAAGTTTCCCAGCTTCACTCGGAATGACTTTTTTATCTTTGGAGAAAGTTACGGTGGAATTTATGTGCCAACCCTCAGCTTGCGCATCGCTGCAGGAAATGACTCAATCAAATTCAAG gGCTTTGCTGTGGGAAATGGTCTCAGCAGCTATGCACTCAATGATCAGGCTTTAATATATTTTGCCTACTACCATGGCCTCTTTGGTCAAGA GTTGTGGCAAGATCTAAACAATTATTGCTGCGAGGAACAAAGATGCGACTTCTCCAACTCCACTTCGTCAAAATGCCAAACAATG GTCAGCGTGGCCTTTAATATAGTCTACAACAGCGGCCTTAACGAGTATGCCCTTTACTTGAACTGCGAGGGTCGCGGCGGGTTTCACCCAGCCTACGAGAGGGCAATGAGTCACCTGTTCAAGAACTACCGCAAACGCAGCAACGAT CTTTCAGAGGGGCCGTCATGGGCCATCTCCCTGGGCGAGGTCCCCCCGTGTATTAATAGTACGGCTCAAGTCAACTGGCTCAACAGGGGCGACGTGAGGAAGGCCTTGCATATTCCTGACATGCTGCCACCGTGGGACCTGTGCAG TGAGACCGTTGGGCGAGGTTACACCAACCTGTACCCATCAGTGAAGGACGTTTATCTAAAGTTGCTTTCTTTTGGCCTTCGGGCACTTGTCTACAACGGGGACACAGACATGGCCTGTAACTTCCTGGGAGATCAGTGGTTTGTGGAAGACCTCGGCATAGAG GCCACTACGAGGTACCAACCCTGGTACCTTGACAAACAGGTCGCAGGGTTCTACCAGCAGTATGGAAATGTTACTTTCCTGACAGTAAAG GGTGCGGGTCATATGGTTCCACAGTGGGCTCCAGGTCCAGCGCTTCAAATGTTCCAGTCATTCCTAACAAATGGCCATTACTGA
- the si:ch211-122f10.4 gene encoding cathepsin A-like isoform X1 yields MDANGRPLVLFLSILAGFGLSSWAHYAPDEVSDLPGLTFKPNFRQFSGYVQARPGKFLHYWFVTSQRDPVNDPLVLWLNGGPGCSSLDGFLSENGPFHVRDNGATLYENIFSWNRIANVLYLESPAGVGYSYSNDGDYATDDDQVAEDNYKALQSFFAKFPSFTRNDFFIFGESYGGIYVPTLSLRIAAGNDSIKFKGFAVGNGLSSYALNDQALIYFAYYHGLFGQELWQDLNNYCCEEQRCDFSNSTSSKCQTMVSVAFNIVYNSGLNEYALYLNCEGRGGFHPAYERAMSHLFKNYRKRSNDVRLSEGPSWAISLGEVPPCINSTAQVNWLNRGDVRKALHIPDMLPPWDLCSETVGRGYTNLYPSVKDVYLKLLSFGLRALVYNGDTDMACNFLGDQWFVEDLGIEATTRYQPWYLDKQVAGFYQQYGNVTFLTVKGAGHMVPQWAPGPALQMFQSFLTNGHY; encoded by the exons ATGGACGCCAATGGCCGCCCGCTGGTCTTATTTTTATCCATATTAGCCGGGTTCGGGCTTAGCTCGTGGGCTCATTATGCGCCCGACGAAGTGAGTGACCTCCCCGGCTTGACGTTCAAACCCAACTTCCGTCAGTTTTCGGGATACGTCCAGGCCAGACCCGGCAAATTTCTTCATTATTG GTTTGTGACCTCACAGCGGGACCCAGTCAATGACCCCCTGGTATTGTGGCTCAATGGAGGCCCGGGCTGCAGCTCGCTTGATGGATTCTTATCAGAGAATGGACCCTTCCAC GTAAGAGACAACGGAGCCACTTTGTACGAGAACATTTTCAGCTGGAACAGGATCGCAAACGTGCTTTATTTAGAATCTCCGGCAGGGGTTGGTTACTCCTACTCCAATGACGGCGACTACGCCACGGATGATGATCAG GTCGCTGAGGACAATTACAAAGCACTGCAGAGTTTTTTCGCAAAGTTTCCCAGCTTCACTCGGAATGACTTTTTTATCTTTGGAGAAAGTTACGGTGGAATTTATGTGCCAACCCTCAGCTTGCGCATCGCTGCAGGAAATGACTCAATCAAATTCAAG gGCTTTGCTGTGGGAAATGGTCTCAGCAGCTATGCACTCAATGATCAGGCTTTAATATATTTTGCCTACTACCATGGCCTCTTTGGTCAAGA GTTGTGGCAAGATCTAAACAATTATTGCTGCGAGGAACAAAGATGCGACTTCTCCAACTCCACTTCGTCAAAATGCCAAACAATG GTCAGCGTGGCCTTTAATATAGTCTACAACAGCGGCCTTAACGAGTATGCCCTTTACTTGAACTGCGAGGGTCGCGGCGGGTTTCACCCAGCCTACGAGAGGGCAATGAGTCACCTGTTCAAGAACTACCGCAAACGCAGCAACGATGTAAGG CTTTCAGAGGGGCCGTCATGGGCCATCTCCCTGGGCGAGGTCCCCCCGTGTATTAATAGTACGGCTCAAGTCAACTGGCTCAACAGGGGCGACGTGAGGAAGGCCTTGCATATTCCTGACATGCTGCCACCGTGGGACCTGTGCAG TGAGACCGTTGGGCGAGGTTACACCAACCTGTACCCATCAGTGAAGGACGTTTATCTAAAGTTGCTTTCTTTTGGCCTTCGGGCACTTGTCTACAACGGGGACACAGACATGGCCTGTAACTTCCTGGGAGATCAGTGGTTTGTGGAAGACCTCGGCATAGAG GCCACTACGAGGTACCAACCCTGGTACCTTGACAAACAGGTCGCAGGGTTCTACCAGCAGTATGGAAATGTTACTTTCCTGACAGTAAAG GGTGCGGGTCATATGGTTCCACAGTGGGCTCCAGGTCCAGCGCTTCAAATGTTCCAGTCATTCCTAACAAATGGCCATTACTGA
- the gas8 gene encoding dynein regulatory complex subunit 4, which yields MPPKKSSGKKSAKVKSAALIDGLTKDELSKEQIIEHIAVLQEELEREREERNYFQLERDKIYSFWDVTKKHLEEAMAQLRNEEKKIEDDEGRHLVEIKVYKQKMKHLLCEHHNTISELQSERVKTAEAMEKEQAQLEKALHKKTAAIRNDTHKLDIENLIIELEQEHNKEVAKSQKSWEDQLAETEARYKEKLELLQRELVIMRNKEVLEQEDQWNSHISAVNRNHDEIFDEALTLLNQTLERDLYHNDSLKKQIEDAEMKQNEKEKRLARLLPENERLDKLLLDVQEKTTEVQRKMKNPIRNEDAKERRKEKELRDQEQKLEQLKQKFSELERERDELRATLAQKVERAQREEDEKNAKLEEKVKDMTDGLAKTQAKLAAALSVSNVDQTVLKSITSSVEEMIDSSNKSIEDLQHKISQISKARKDLLLRYEAKQRDLGVPVEEPCVTYSALKNKYWVYNEF from the exons ATG CCGCCTAAAAAGAGCTCGGGTAAAAAGTCAGCCAAGGTCAAGTCTGCTGCACTTATAGATGGACTCACCAAGGACGAGCTGTCCAAAGAGCAG ATAATAGAACACATAGCCGTCCTACAAGAGGAGCTGGAGAGAGAGCGGGAAGAGAGAAACTACTTTCAGCTGGAGCGAGATAAGATCTACTCCTTTTGGGATGTGACCAAGAAGCACTTGGAGGAGGCTATGGCTCAACTTAGAAATGAAGAGAAGAAGATTGAGGATGATGAGGGTCGCCACCTTGTTGAGATTAAA GTGTACAAGCAGAAAATGAAGCACCTGCTGTGTGAGCACCACAACACCATCTCTGAGCTGCAATCAGAGCGTGTAAAGACTGCTGAGGCGATGGAGAAAGAACAAGCCCAGCTGGAAAAGGCGCTTCACAAGAAGACGGCAGCCATTAGGAACGATACACACAAACTTGACATTGAAAACCTCATCATTGAGCTGGAGCAG GAACACAACAAAGAAGTGGCCAAATCCCAAAAAAGCTGGGAGGATCAACTGGCAG AAACGGAGGCCCGCTACAAGGAAAAGCTGGAACTGTTGCAACGGGAGCTGGTCATCATGAGGAACAAGGAAGTCCTCGAACAAGAAGATCAGTGGAACAGTCACATCAGCGCTGTGAACAGAAACCACGATGAAATATTTGACGAGGCACTCACTCTTCTCAATCAAACCCTGGAACGAGATTTGTATCACAACGATTCATTGAAG AAACAAATAGAAGATGCAGAgatgaaacaaaatgaaaaggaaaagcGCCTGGCTCGGCTTCTACCTGAAAACGAGCGTCTCGATAAGCTTCTACTCGACGTCCAGGAGAAAACTACCGAGGTTCAAAGAAAAATGAAGAACCCCATCCGGAACGAG GATGCCaaagaaaggagaaaagaaaaggagCTCAGAGATCAGGAACAGAAATTAGAGCAACTCAAGCAGAAATTCAGCGag CTCGAGCGGGAACGAGACGAGCTGCGTGCTACCCTCGCTCAGAAAGTTGAGAGGGCTCAGAGAGAAGAGGATGAGAAGAATGCAAAGCTGGAAGAGAAAGTAAAGGACATGACGGACGGCTTGGCCAAGACGCAGGCCAAGCTCGCCGCTGCGCTCTCGGTCTCTAACGTAGACCAAACTGTACTCAAAAGCATCACAAGCAGCGTGGAG GAGATGATTGACTCCAGCAATAAATCCATTGAGGATTTACAGCACAAAATATCTCAAATTTCCAAG GCCCGTAAGGATTTACTTCTGCGGTATGAGGCAAAGCAAAGAGATCTTGGTGTCCCTGTGGAGGAACCTTGTGTGACATATTCagcacttaaaaataaatattgggtGTATAATGAATTTTAG
- the LOC133152788 gene encoding stereocilin: MATLLFTSVLVCAILLGQGSSEETTRAREQQRDVILKELLSKLSKGDARNPQKSSGETGKDVLVHPWVNSILGGLQTLSGLLPGTNPASLNQPIDRRRLSGFLYDVSQYLQDMTAGLEEAPLDSHDEQLWEKVLHFFLQSEGSAAQNQWNGRVPPRPSIQVKDWFLSVRGSPHWDGVLGLLQSLTTLLQRQPHKPILSLLAQNWRTVSAVLEAAFQALISGTYGQASAGLQGFICALKGHTDCPFGVGWLQYVLGVMETLSWKPVVNLHSADAEHRRGSSGRIKPFSLPPEAMKQDALLQNHFRDDSSAMRDDPDSIQNVVLQTLTRSSGGNLAQENLALVQSLDRLRMGLLHRLGSSVYGNLRKKVSQVTMAMLDDVDDVADVSQPSRRGQCSVGDLRQLILWGIRHNVTWNTQALGVSTQGLPSSLPFLSCPPSDENRFGQTSPHLTPKSSPSHQINPKGLHGQRNQPQLKSESDLQKEMEYSTTAEILEAACNESIPGLSGVSNFTVFLYCKLLEWENGSVSPADGEMGLDLHATCSDAAWYLSAAEEDFLWVHVCSEFFAYEFNNTVCANSTFWLHRAHQAARTHNYNAFNQTSIKQLCAHLSSRTTASPVPEEGCLAQLGSRLVSARAFRRCFLPNSSALISSLCGREPGGSHRFFPEGSWAATYCFRQHNLSRVDATEETCEYKEWAVQTFLNVTMLEACGQTHGLREHMCFNASLYRQLLRSMPSLYDVCADLQTEVEDSKCLLQRFFDVLPAQYEFDTSQLCVNPAPLMLDVLHKLSVCQVDGEENQWFFVTLGYVLRVLDFMVGLSSGLDEGEGEARQGLGQAILLSSLLDNASWSALQPEASTSVLHTVGVFLRREQNASLKEDLLSCFSPVLWDLIEQDNNSSALQVLLEEYLQMPEDSIRTLVMAAEKNAVKRFLSHMHQSWDHLQVETSRASQKELQAMETMTAAFIHKFPRVTPELFVDLSQFLPFMSVSDIMSFPASVIVNDSVLAAIREHSSELKSSQKKAFVKRLLQSSVVGDVPSWPPYFLSSILPLLPYLPVSRFQQLTSQQLTPLVEFLGNSSLDGVRGRHVVRTIFTKKNNVTVGNISRFGVLSCYLDPLDLHSFLLDSALWFTLQRQLVKCVSKGFISASGRLSSWLVPAMRMLNASSMAPAALTGLSALLPQLGASFLKSLPSQQLLELLSKPGIGKYSPAQAFQILSKISKYTNLTVEKLCRLKPLHSGLSPAVLSSLHWSEISESAQCQCWRSMLTDLKPGQKAMLYNAMHEALLRYLPNITQHVNCLLPLIPLRKLTEALKREGIPRDISLFRHIIWSPQQAQLLFKWMHDSTNITSKMLRDLGQVAGGMPCDFLRLWSNDSDFAELLQFVTMLQGNLRPALRKCIVAEVRKHPQLVSALSPWFSATLPVTMIDDLSNTSLRAVLDHVQAHFTDFLQLPHYKQTNIAEKAVSKHTGSSSYNLGEIDGPALDFLGPLLPFLDRDSLVLVNRGALALRLEEMRSFCLPKEALRDISDLLTHKDFMGEPSKWQAGDIEHLGRLVFSLSTKQINSIPLRVLNKDTVEQVLVGQERWEDSAVGGVCLKWRMDQRRQREKMQSLMRGIVKVRDTVPSCADIRGTFPSAWTSTQLSRMSQVDLKECVEVFGQDTSLSSEQRRALWVKLRQAFSPVSELRTEQVLALGSLVTEMTVRELYDTSLTDLAVLAHLGTLSSWRTNKMRAVVSGTMRKCNLKIEQLSMVDLATFGHLICGLYPSEMKRISAYNFSMAVQFLREMSLPCTEQQMEALTSRLSRPEAFGPVGAWGPEVFTEIGTLAAGLADIVLSALTQEQVEGITAEAISLLSPKKMTVVFSATQLSWLSAEQAWAITEDQWSELDNEQRHAVGLARYEGDALLELRGRNSAAAGLNANCFALSFVAPSLWLWQLI; the protein is encoded by the exons ATGGCTACTCTTCTATTTACAAGTGTCCTAGTTTGTGCTATTTTACTAGGACAAGGATCCTCCGAGGAAACAA CAAGGGCTAGAGAACAGCAAAGAGATGTCATTCTCAAGGagctcctctccaaattgaGTAAAGGAGATGCTCGGAATCCGCAAAAGAGCTCCGGGGAGACGGGCAAAGACGTACTTGTGCATCCTTGGGTGAATAGTATTCTGGGGGGCCTTCAAACACTGAGTGGACTACTTCCTGGTACCAACCCGGCTTCACTAAACCAGCCCATTGACCGCCGTCGTCTCTCTGGTTTCCTCTACGATGTCTCTCAGTACCTCCAAGATATGACCGCAGGACTGGAGGAGGCGCCTTTGGATTCGCATGACGAACAGCTGTGGGAGAAggtgctccatttttttttgcaatccgAAGGGAGCGCTGCGCAGAACCAATGGAACGGCCGTGTGCCGCCTCGTCCCAGCATCCAAGTGAAGGACTGGTTCCTGTCCGTGAGAGGCAGCCCCCACTGGGACGGGGTTCTGGGGCTCCTGCAGAGCCTCACGACCCTCCTGCAGCGTCAGCCTCACAAGCCAATTCTGTCTTTGTTGGCTCAAAACTGGAGGACGGTGAGCGCTGTGTTAGAGGCCGCTTTCCAGGCGCTGATAAGTGGGACATACGGACAGGCCAGCGCCGGCCTGCAGGGCTTCATATGCGCACTGAAAGGTCACACTGACTGCCCATTTGGTGTCGGCTGGCTTCAGTATGTGCTCGGCGTTATGGAAACACTCAGCTGGAAGCCCGTGGTCAATTTGCACTCGGCAGATGCTGAACACAGGAGAGGCTCGAGTGGACGTATTAAGCCCTTCAGCTTGCCCCCTGAAGCCATGAAACAGGATGCCTTGCTGCAAAATCATTTTCGAGATGACTCAAGCGCAATGCGGGATGATCCAGATTCCATCCAAAATGTAGTCCTGCAAACGCTGACACGCTCAAGTGGAGGCAATTTGGCTCAGGAAAATCTGGCTCTCGTGCAAAGTTTGGATAGGCTCAGGATGGGCCTTCTGCACAGACTGGGCAGTTCTGTTTATGGGAACTTGCGGAAGAAAGTGTCACAGGTTACCATGGCAATGCTCGATGACGTCGACGATGTGGCGGACGTATCCCAGCCCAGTAGAAGGGGACAATGCTCAGTTG GTGATCTGAGACAATTAATCTTATG GGGTATAAGACATAACGTGACCTGGAACACGCAAGCTTTGGGTGTGAGCACCCAGGGTCTCCCAAGTTCGCTGCCATTCCTGTCATGTCCCCCCAGTGATGAAAATAGGTTTGGACAAACATCTCCCCACTTAACTCCAAAATCCTCACCTTCTCATCAAATCAATCCAAAAGGCCTTCACGGTCAGCGCAATCAGCCTCAACTAAAAAGTGAGAGTGACCTACAAAAAGAGATGGAGTACTCAACCACTGCAGAAATTCTGGAGGCGGCGTGCAATGAATCCATTCCAGGACTGAGCGGTGTCTCCAACTTCACAGTGTTCCTCTACTGTAAACTTTTGGAATGGGAGAATGGGTCAGTGAGTCCTGCTGATGGTGAAATGGGTCTGGACCTGCACGCCACATGCTCTGATGCAGCTTGGTACCTGTCTGCGGCCGAGGAGGACTTCCTGTGGGTTCATGTGTGCAGCGAGTTCTTTGCGTATGAATTCAACAACACGGTCTGTGCCAATTCCACTTTCTGGCTGCACAGAGCACATCAG GCTGCCAGGACACACAACTATAATGCTTTTAACCAGACAAGTATAAAGCAGTTGTGCGCGCACCTATCGAGCCGTACGACAGCAAGCCCAGTGCCCGAGGAAGGCTGTCTAGCTCAGTTGGGGAGCAGGTTGGTGAGTGCCCGGGCTTTCCGGCGTTGCTTCCTGCCCAACAGTTCAGCCCTTATCTCATCGTTGTGTGGGAGGGAACCCGGGGGTTCCCACCGCTTCTTCCCAGAAGGGAGCTGGGCCGCGACGTACTGCTTTCGACAGCACAACCTCTCCCGGGTCGATGCCACCGAGGAGACTTGTGAGTACAAGGAGTGGGCTGTGCAGACGTTCCTCAATGTGACCATGCTGGAAGCGTGTGGGCAGACGCACGGACTGAGAGAGCACATGTGCTTCAATGCGTCGCTCTACCGTCAGCTGCTGAGATCAATGCCCAGCTTGTATGACGTTTGTGCTGATCTGCAAACAGAGGTCGAGGACAGCAAGTGCTTACTCCAGAGGTTTTTTGACGTCCTCCCAGCCCAATATGAGTTTGACACGTCGCAGCTGTGCGTGAATCCGGCCCCACTGATGTTGGATGTCTTACACAAGCTCAGTGTGTGTCAGGTTGATGGAGAAGAGAACCAATGGTTTTTCGTGACGCTCGGATACGTGTTGAGAGTGTTGGACTTCATGGTCGGCCTCTCTTCGGGTCTGGATGAGGGGGAGGGAGAAGCTCGGCAAGGTTTGGGTCAGGCCATCCTCCTCTCCAGTCTCCTTGACAACGCATCCTGGAGTGCGTTACAGCCGGAGGCCTCCACCAGCGTCCTTCACACTGTGGGAGTCTTCCTCCGTCGGGAGCAGAACGCAAGCCTCAAAGAGGACCTGCTGAGTTGTTTCAGT CCTGTCTTGTGGGATCTGATTGAGCAGGACAACAACTCATCTGCTCTACAGGTTCTATTGGAG gaATACCTCCAGATGCCGGAAGACAGCATTCGCACTCTGGTAATGGCCGCCGAGAAAAATGCCGTCAAGAGGTTCCTTTCTCATATGCATCAAAGCTGGGATCACCTCCAAGTCGAAACCAGCCGG GCGTCCCAAAAAGAGCTGCAGGCCATGGAAACAATGACTGCTGCTTTTATCCATAAATTCCCTCGAGTGACCCCAGAACTCTTTGTGGACCTGTCCCAGTTCCTTCCGTTCATGTCTGTCTCCGACATCATGAGCTTCCCAGCCTCCGTCATTGTGAATGACAGCGT GTTGGCTGCCATCCGCGAACACAGCTCAGAGTTGAAGTCGTCGCAGAAAAAGGCCTTTGTAAAAAGACTTCTCCAGTCAAGTGTGGTGGGTGATGTCCCCAGCTGGCCACCGTACTTCCTGAGCTCCATCCTCCCGTTGCTGCCTTACCTTCCAGTCAGTCGGTTTCAACAGCTGACGTCACAACAG CTTACTCCTCTGGTGGAGTTTCTGGGCAATAGCAGCTTGGATGGTGTTAGAGGACGCCATGTCGTTCGGACCATTTTCACCAAAAAGAACAATGTCACCGTTGGTAACATATCAAG GTTCGGTGTTCTTTCGTGCTACTTGGATCCACTTGACCTGCATTCATTTCTTTTGGACTCTGCTCTGTGGTTCACTCTTCAGAGGCAGCTGGTAAAGTGCGTGTCCAAGGGCTTCATTAGCGCTAGCGGCAGG CTTTCGTCCTGGTTGGTCCCAGCAATGCGGATGTTGAACGCCAGCAGCATGGCACCTGCAGCGCTGACTGGCCTCAGTGCTCTCCTTCCGCAGTTAGGAGCATCCTTCTTAAAATCGCTTCCTTCACAGCAGCTTCTAGAGCTCCTCTCCAAACCAGGAATAGGGAAATATTCTCCTGCTCAG GCTTTTCAAATTTTGTCCAAGATTTCTAAATATACCAAT CTCACAGTGGAAAAATTGTGCCGACTGAAGCCATTGCACTCGGGTCTCTCTCCCGCTGTGCTCAGCAGCCTCCACTGGTCTGAGATCAGTGAAAGTGCCCAGTGTCAGTGTTGGAGAAGCATGTTGACAGACCTGAAGCCTGGCCAGAAAGCAATGCTGTACAACGCAATGCACGAG gCTTTATTAAGATACTTACCCAACATCACTCAGCATGTAAACTGTCTTCTGCCATTAATCCCTCTGAGGAAACTGACTGAGGCCCTGAAGAGGGAAGGCATCCCGAGAGACATCAGCTTGTTCCGACACATTATCTGGTCACCACAGCAG GCTCAGCTTTTATTTAAATGGATGCATGATTCTACAAACATCACCAGCAAGATGCTGAG AGACCTGGGTCAGGTTGCAGGTGGAATGCCATGTGACTTTTTGAGGCTTTGGAGCAATGACAGTGATTTTGCAGAGTTGCTTCAATTTGTCACTATGTTGCAAGGAAACTTGAGACCTGCACTG CGGAAATGTATCGTAGCGGAAGTGCGAAAACATCCTCAACTTGTCAGCGCTTTAAGCCCTTGGTTTTCCGCAACATTACC AGTGACCATGATAGATGACCTTTCCAACACATCCCTCAGGGCTGTTCTGGACCATGTTCAGGCACACTTCACCGATTTCCTCCAACTACCTCATTACAAGCAGACAAACATTGCCGAAAAGGCTGTAAGTAAACACACG GGTTCCTCTTCCTATAACTTAGGTGAGATTGATGGCCCCGCTCTGGACTTTCTGGGCCCTCTTCTGCCTTTCTTGGATAGAGACAGTTTAGTTCTGGTAAACAGAGGTGCTCTGGCTTTGCGTCTGGAGGAGATGAGAAGCTTCTGTCTTCCCAAAGAAGCCTTGAGAGATATCAGTGATCTGCTCACACACAAAGACTTCATGGG GGAGCCGTCCAAGTGGCAAGCTGGAGACATTGAACATTTGGGAAGGCTGGTGTTCTCCCTGTCAACAAAACAGATTAACTCCATCCCACTG AGAGTCTTGAATAAAGACACAGTGGAGCAGGTTCTCGTGGGTCAAGAGCGCTGGGAGGACAGCGCAGTGGGCGGAGTCTGTTTGAAGTGGCGCATGGACCAACGTCGTCAAAGAGAGAAGATGCAGAGTCTCATGAGAGGGATCGTAAAAGTCCGAGACACTG TCCCTAGCTGTGCTGACATCAGAGGTACGTTCCCCTCCGCATGGACGTCAACTCAGTTGAGCCGCATGTCACAAGTTGACCTCAAAGAGTGTGTGGAAGTCTTCGGTCAGGATACTTCATTAAGTTCCGAGCAGCGCCGAGCGCTCTGGGTCAAACTTCGTCAG GCATTCAGTCCAGTGAGTGAGCTCAGAACAGAGCAGGTTCTGGCTCTCGGTTCTCTGGTGACCGAGATGACAGTTCGAGAACTGTATGACACCTCTTTGACTGATCTGGCTGTTTTGGCTCATCTGGGGACACTGTCATCCTGGCGCACGAATAAG ATGAGAGCCGTCGTTTCGGGCACGATGCGCAAGTGCAACCTGAAAATCGAGCAGTTATCTATGGTGGATCTGGCAACGTTCGGCCATCTGATCTGCGGACTGTATCCATCGGAGATGAAAAGAATCAGCGCTTACAATTTCAG CATGGCGGTGCAGTTCCTGCGGGAAATGTCCTTGCCATGCACGGAACAGCAGATGGAGGCTTTGACAAGTCGTTTGTCCAGACCGGAGGCCTTTGGTCCAGTCGGTGCTTGGGGACCGGAAGTTTTCACTGAAATTGGGACACTGGCAG CGGGCCTGGCAGACATTGTTTTGTCAGCTCTGACACAAGAACAAGTGGAAGGCATTACCGCTGAAGCAATCAGCTTGCTGTCACCCAAAAAGATGACA GTGGTGTTCAGTGCCACTCAGTTGTCCTGGCTGAGTGCGGAGCAGGCGTGGGCCATCACGGAGGACCAGTGGAGCGAACTGGACAACGAGCAGAGACATGCAGTCGGACTCGCTCGTTATGAAGGAGATGCACTGCTCGAGTTGAGAG GGAGAAACTCGGCTGCAGCAGGCCTGAACGCAAACTGCTTTGCTTTAAGCTTTGTGGCTCCGAGTCTCTGGTTATGGCAGCTCATTTAA